The genome window AGCATAAAGTTCCAAAGTTACATCTTCCAGCCTAATGTTTCAACAACATAAACTTGTTAGAATAACTTTTGTAGCATAATTTGTGGCAAAAACTTCctcccatttttcctttttattttctttaaacactcTGTGTATAAAACTTAATGAAACATCATTCAGATGTTGAGCTTAATGATGATGCCTTTTAAGGTGGTCTGTGTGACAAATAACTGAATAACAAGCTTCCAAATGGTCAAATGAACTGTAGAAGTTTTAGATTCCTTAAGGCATAACTGATACACATTTGGGATAGGTAGATGGACCGTATGAAATCTCAGATTCTGGTCTATCTTTCATGACATTGTGCAATGCAATGAGAGAACTGATCACTTATGAGACATAAATATTGGCAGGCTGATAGTTCaatctgtttttcatattttgggGACAATATATAATGGAGAAAATCTTGAAAGGTGAGAGAATATCTCTTACATTGACTGTTGCTGGTAATTCCAGACAGGATTTAATGGATATTCTTTGGTGTGataatgtttatttcttttgtttaaaaaaagtcagtatcAGAAGTGTTTCCTTGGGTGCTTTTTATAATagtagtttgggttttttccttcagtgtatTATTTTAGTGTTAAGAAATGTTACAGTTTGGGGGGTTTTAGCCTGCTAATTATAGAAGTAGAATATGAGTGCTTTGTAGAAGGAAGTTACAGGAAAAACCTATTCTATTTAAGATGAATGGGTTCTGACCTACTGTACACTCAGAATTTAGAGCCCTTATATTAAAGAAACTAATATATTATTTCAGTAAGGGAATCTGTATAACTGAAGGACACACTGATTGTGGTTTTGAACCTCAGGCTTCGTCAGTCTTGAGCAAAAGCAGGATGCAGTTTTGTTGGTGCAATTGAAAGAGTGATCAGTGATGCTTTCAGCATTcattgttatatttttaaaatcctccATAGAATTAATGCTAACCTTCTGACATAAAACAAAttgtgctgcaaacagcagatGAATGAAGCCTGATTCCATGTGGATTCGTGTCCTTTGTCTCTTATAACCCTGTGGTGTCATGAAGGACAGCATTTGCTAGGATAGCTTGGACCTAATTGCTTACTGACTTATCAAATAACATACATGTCTGATTATCCAGCTGCCTACTGCCAAATAGGTGGTGTTAGCAGAATCTTACTTTCCTTCCACTTACAAATCTGGCAGAAATTGCTCAGTTACTTGGTGTGAGGAGGTGGGGAAAGAACTGGTGTGATCAAACCCACAACTTTAGTGAAGATGACCAACACTTCTTGCCCTTTCTCAGAAATACATTATGAAGGAATGTGTGATTAACAGATATTTGTTTAACGATTTTAGTTCAGGATTAATTCAGGGTTTACCACTGTAGTTTCAAATGTTATCTATGTTTCTGTGTACTTTTTTGTATTAAGTGATACTAATCAAAAAAGCAATACTCTTCTGACCAGCATAACATGCTTCAGACTCCAAATTAGAATTTATTTGCATCTTTGTTTCAGTCAGAGGTAGAAAAAATAAGGTTCTGTAACAGATCATTTTGCAAGTCTGGTACTTGCTAGAAGTAAACCAGGAACGTTACATGGTAGGCTACATAATGCCTGTGATAGGCAAAAGCTGTTCTTACTTACCTTCTGATCTGGCAAGTAATGCCgcttttctttcacattcagagccattttaatttcagtaaaaaaaatttgatGCATGCTCTGTGCAAAATTTGCCATTAAATTTTGGTACTgcaacatttttctgatttgtgtaTAATAAAGCGGTAGAAATGTTGCATAAGATCCAGACATTAGCTTGACTAGTTTTAATGTCTGGAGAGACttattattctttctctttaacTATAAACTTGTAATTTGTGCTTGGATAAGCTGGAAAATGttcaattatcttttttttttaataatatggcTACTTACATAAAATGCAGATATTCTTAGGAAGTTCCCAAAGATTCAAGAATTGTTGAAACACAAGTAAATTTCAGAAgtaaaggagaaaggaaaaagtttctCAAGTTTTCTCAGGTTTCCATtttcaatgttaaaaaaagaaagtgtatATTTCTCAAAGATACGTGTATCCTTGGGCAGATTTTTTTATGGTTTCATCTTTTAACGGGAATTTTAGTATtggagaaaaagacaaattaatttcaagtttTGAATGTATGCCTTACAGTTTATGTTAGAATCCTGTACATTGAATTCTGTAAACTAGCAGTTAAGTTGTATGAATGCAGTGAAAATACAACCTCACCATTTAATCTTATAAGGTACTTTTCTCCATGCATatagatactttttttctggatcaggatatagtttattttaatggcTTCCCTTCTAGAATTAAAACACTGGTTTGTGGTTGaaaaagtagaattttttttcctttttactgtgCAAAGGTATACATTTCTTACTGTTTaggtattttatataatttttcataatatcaGGTCTTGGAGGCAACATTATTGTCAGCCCTGAAGATGCTGGATGTTGGGAAATGGcccattttttctctctgttcccaAGAAGAGCTCAAGTTAATTCGTCAAGCCTGTGTGTTTGGCAATGCTGGTAATGAAGTGTTGTATGCAACTGAAAATGATGAGGTAATTGTCCAAGAATGTGTACGAACATGACATATTTAGTCATTTATGTATCAAGTTATTCTGAAAGCCAGTACTATGATAGTATATCTAAAAAAAGTTGCATGCAAAAATGTCTGATTGTTTTGATTgctactaaaatattttcaattcaAATAAATGGCTTCCTACCACAGTCAGAGCATAAAGAGAAGGTGGTGTTAGACATTTCTTCAAGGTGCATAGTGACAGGAGAAGAGGCTGAGTCagcattagggaaaaaaaaattactgtgagTGGCTAAATCCTGGAGGGGTTGTGAGATCTTTTTCCTTGGAGGTATTCAAGACTCTACTGGACATAGCCTTGAGTCAACTAATCTCGTTAGACCTTTGTGGAGCTGGGGGTTGGTTTAGTTGACCTTTAGAGAAGGTCCTCTATTCCAATCTAAATTATGATTCTGTGGTTCTTTTATAACAGGTTTTTGTGCTTGGCATGAACTGCAGTGGGTGTTTGGGAACAGGTGACATGCAGAGCACTATTGAACCAAGGAGGTTAGATACTCTGTGTGGCAAAAAGATAGCCTGTCTGAGTTATGGAAGTGGCCCACATGTTGTTCTTGCTACAGAAGGTAAAGTATGATCTGAATATTGCTTTTCCAGATAATCCACTTTACTTAATCCAGCAGGTGTGAAAGGTCTGTGCTGGTAATATGAGAGAATTGGGATAGACGTTCTGGGCTATCAAGTCCAACATATTTTCATTGGTGAATGTGATGTGTCAGCTAGTTCTGTTATAGCTAGttcttttcaaaagtttttCAGGCTCTCCTTTAATCTTGTTGCCACTTTGggaaggttttaatttttactttgcagtTTGGAACTTTtgattgcttttgaaatgcatcAGTGGCTATGTTATCCCCCTATGTTCTTGTGCCGATGTTGTCCTTTTGCTAAAATGTATCTTTTCCCTCCTGTACCTCCTTTTGGATGTGCCTAAAAGACCAGTTATATCACCTCTCagccttttgttttcacttgtCTTATTGACACACCGTTATCCACATCATGCTAGTGGCCCTTCTGTTCATAATTAAGCACATTATTTTCGAAGACAAATGACTAATACTGTGTTCCCAGTGAGATTCTGTTAGTCTGATGATGTTAACATTTGTCTCTTTCTCCATTAATgagaataaatctttttgaGTAGTCTAAATTAGATGATGAAGGGTAGGTGAGAGAAATTATAAATGTGTGACTGTTCTTTATATTCAATTACATTCCACTGTTTTCTCCAGTCTTCAGGGTGGGCCattctgaatgctttttatATATCTATCTACATTCTTCTGAGCTTTGTTGCTGGCAGATCTCACTGACACTCGTACTCCTTACCCAGATAATAAAGTACTGCGAAAGAACAGGCCCAGGACTAGTCCTTGAGGATTTTTACTTGTAACGCCATTCACATGAATAACTTCCATTCAGCACAGCCTTTTTTAACCCACCTTTCAGACAGGCATTATGTATTTCACAATTCTTGTGTTAATTACTATAATTTCCAGTTTATATTGTATATTTCTATGTGGCTGTTTCACTTGTTTACTGAAATTTATATTCTCACgttgggaaggaagggaaggttGTTTGCTTTTGACAGGATAAAGTAATTAATCTAACCTGTTACTGTAGACCAGAAATACTGGCTTAATGTAGCATGTTTTGCTGTGAAACGTCAATTTCACTCAGCTCCATGCTCATGTACCTTCTGAGCATGCAGTTCCAGCTAGCCTTACCGTCTGTGGTCCCAACCCAGGAGCACTTTAATGCGGATAACCTCATCTAACCACAATTATAGATCTTGATACAGATGCACACTTTGTAGTTCTGAGGGAATCCTTCTTCAGGATAAGGAGATCCTGGTAATCTCCTTAGAAATTGGATGGATTTGTATGTCAAACCTAGCTCTCATACAATAATTGTATGATTTAGGTTTAGAAAATTAAGATAATGCTCATAATAGACAAGATGAGTTCAGGACAGCTATTCATCATCCTGCACAACTGTGACTAGAGGACACTTGATTTAAAACGGGTGAAAGTGAGTACGAAAAGGTGTTAGCTTCATGGATAACAACAGAACCAGAAGTACCTGGTAATATCTGTACTCTAGTGATTGTAAATGCTTGGGAACTACAAAAAGTGACCAGGCTTATGTTTCTCTtgaacagcagcttttttcTATTGCCAGTTGGAGACAGAATTTTGCATTAGGAGGACCGTTGGTCTAACCCAGTCAGACATTTCTCGCATTCCTAATTTTACTAGCATGTTTCTCACAATAAAGGACGTGAATAGTACATTTGAATAACAAGTAAATAATGTTATGTTTATTAATACgtaataggatttttttctcacaagcATCCTCGTGCATATTGTCAAGGAGGGAAGCTTGTTATTTGAATTTTCCAAAGCGGGAAACAGTGCCAACATGTAGACAAGAAATTGTGATTGATCGTCAGTAACAAAGAAATTGAAATGGGGACACTTGACTGTCATTTcatccttttctcttctgtattgcACTATCTCCTTTCTTTTAACTACATGATTTCCTTTACTAAGATTATGGTGATACTATCCTTTGGGATTTGTGGTCCATGCTATGCAAAGGTAGCATTAGCAAGTCAATGCACTTGAGCATCAAAGGGCgcgcatatatatatacacacatacacgcTTAAATATGTATATTGTTATTGAATTTGACTTTTCAATtgggaaaattttattttagaaggaGAAGTGTATACGTGGGGTCATAATGCTTATAGTCAGCTGGGCAATGGCACAACAAATCATGGTTTCATCCCCTGTCAAGTCTCTACTAACCTGGTGAACAAGAAAGTCATTGAAGTTGCCTGTGGCTCTCATCATTCTATGGTGTTAACATCTGATGGAGAGGTGAGAATAGCTggaattaatcttttcttttttttttttttcctccttctcttcaTGAAACTCATGTGTGTGAGAAACAGGAAACTATTGTGTACCTAGAACATTAGACCTTGCTTCTTGCTAGCCCTGCAGTGCTGATGCAACACAAATGTTtgataaaaatggaaaacctgTTAAGGTCTAGCTGCTTTGAAGTGCATGCAGAACATTGATTTTTGTAACACATCTGCTTGGAATAATCAATTATAATTTCTTTACAGAGGGCAGGTAGTTCCTTCCTATGCTATACTATACTGTAGATGCTTTAATGGCATTAAAGCTGACAATAATATAAATCACATTCATCTAAGGAGTTCTGCCCACCAAAGTAAAAAGTTTTCTGTCATTTACTTCAAAGTGCCATTTGTGTCCAGTTAGCTATTCGGGTTCTAGAAAACTAGCAATGGACTCTTCCAGCATAAACGTAGCTGTCATGTTGCCTCATACCTTTAATtggaggaacagaaaagaatggTATAGTTATATAAAATTGAGTtgcatatttttgaaagaaacaattAAACTGTAAACCTGCATTTCTTCCTAGATCTTCAAAAGGATAAATCTGCTTGaactcaaaatgtttttttatgcatataacttttttcctctcttacaTATGTATTTTGAACTGTATATTATGTAGCATTCTTTTATGACAATTCTCTTACACCAGGTATACACATGGGGTTATAATAACTCAGGGCAAGTTGGATCTGGTTCAACAGCTAATCAACCAATTCCTCGAAGAGTTACCAACTgtctacaaaataaaatagtagtTAATATAGCTTGTGGACAGATGTGCTCTATGGCTGTGGTGGAAAATGGAGAGGTAAGaaattttaagtgtattttctgacttaattttatttgatgTAGATTATTTCAGATCTGTCAGTAATGAGCTACTACTCAAAAAGGAAGTGTACCATTTCAGACTCCCTCAAATCTACCTGCTTATACTGCTTGTAAAACCCCTTGTCATGAATAGTCCTGCACATTCTGACATATTTAAGCACATCTTCCTATCCATGCTGATTATGGTTTCTCCTTTAGAAAGGAGGTAGAGTGAAACAGGGAAAATTATTCACTAAAATTTGGTTTAGGGCTTTTTGGTTTATGAGATTACTCATAAAATTCAGCAGCTGTTTCTATTTATCAGCTATTGAAGTTGGCTTTGAGTTGAAGGAATTCAAGTATCAAATTTCAGGTTTACTTGAAAATACAATTCTGAGGTAAAAATAGCATTGTGAAGGTCAGGAGAGTTTTATAAATTTGGGGATTAAATCACATCAAATCTATATATGTATACTTTCCATTTCATGCTAGCTTCATGTTCTCATATGTAAAAATAGTTACATTTGTATCAGAAACTTACTGATTTTTAGAGCTGGTATTATATTCTAGCAAAAATGAAAGTGCCGATTAATAAGTCATCCTACTGCTGTCTTTAGCATTCatagaaacataaaatacataGGTAGCGAAGTGAATATTCAAACAGAAACTAGAATATTAAGTGTCAAGAGTGTGAGAATAATCTGaatgctattttaattttcagtgctcATATGCACACTTTGtcaagagaaagcagaaaataaaagtacattGCATATATTTGTTCTGCTGCAGTACCCTTTGAATCCCTCTAGTACTTTATCGTTGCAAAGATACAAAGAGGTTGTTGTGTTCTTGGTTTAGTTCATGTAAACTGAAGATTTTGGGCAGCCTACATCCTCTCTAGCTCCATTACTCCAAGCATTTCAGTTTAGACCTAAGTAGCTATTGACTACAGTAGAACATATGTCACTTAAGAAAGGGAAGTACTGAAGCCTGATAATTTATGTTCAGCGTAAAGCTATCAACAGCCTGCTCAATCAAACTGTTGTTCATAGCTTCCAGTTTATATTTGGTttggtgtgttttcttttctgttagaGGATTTTTGAATGAGAAATTAGCTCTTTGAAAAAGAGTATTCATGCTGAatttgctctgtgctgggaaacAGCCACATGAATCACTTATTTTATACTCttcttattaaaatgttgtagTCTTACATAATCTAACTCTTAAAAAGCAACACGAATATGAAAGTTTAGAATTTTAGATGAGCATGCAGTtggtattttaaacagaaacagcattCACAATTTGCAGTACAGAACAACATgcacatatgtatgtgtatatatataggtaTGTTTGTATATATGGTTTTTTGTGTATCTACGTATGTAGTACAGATCCTAGAGGTGTGGGGATGGAAAGTATTAAGGAAAATTATCATTGTAACTCTGAAATAGTTACATTGCTTTCAAAAGGAGTAGATAGTAGCAAGCAGTTAAActccttgtttctgtttttcaggtcTATGTCTGGGGTTACAATGGCAATGGCCAGCttgggctgggcagcagtggcaaTCAGCCAACACCATGCCGAATAGCAGCTTTGCAAGGCATTCGTGTACAGCGGGTATGTGTGTGATGCTCCATGTCAAACCTTTTATGAGAAAATATGCTAAGGCATATTCTAAAGTTAAAGGAAACAGGTCTTTATTTAAAGGGCCATTAATCAGAATAAAAACATGTATCTTAAAATGGACCTCTTGTCAGTAGGGGAGGAGCTGTGGCCCTGTGGAGttcagtgggaattttgccaTTGGCTTCAATGAGGTCAGGATTTTACTGAAAGAGGATGAGGCCATTAGAAATgttaggtctttttttttctcctgtgaaacTTAacaggggttttgtttgtttgggtttgttttttttttattttagttaataAGAAAGCCTTTGTTAACCCCATTCTTCATTTAACCCCCGTTGTCTTTTCTGGGAAAATGCTGCAGTTTAGCATTTTGTCTTTCTGGCAGACTGAGTATCACTTTTAGAATTGCAGTCCAGCCACAGTGACTAAGTTGTATTTGGAGTCTGAAGAAATTGTCTCCAACTGCTTTTGGTCAACAGTTGGTATGATTCTATGGTTAGTCTTGATCTTGGGTGGTTATTACACTTTACCAAATAGCCTGCCTACAGTGTAACTAGCGAACTGATAACCTGTTTTGACtgataagaaatatttaaagtaacTGTAGaacttttcagttcagtttttaaTTGATTTATCCAAAATAGAGGATACTGTCAGGAAAATGACACATTCTGCTAGAAAACATAGGGTTTGTAACCGGGTGAAAATTTACAGGACTAATTTGAACTTTGGATTTATAGACTTTGGATTTAGGGGAAGTCTTGGATtttataaatcttttaaaataaactcattTAATGATAGTTTTACATTCAGTTCATACAAACAGTAGCTTTGCTGGTAACAGTCGGTGTTGGAGAGTAACATAATAAAGggaatattatttttcccctgtatttaTTGTCCTGTTTAGAGAGTGAGTGCACCGGTAGGTTTGACTTGGATCCTATTTCTATCCACTTCATTTGCTTGATACTGATTAATACCAAGTTGTATACCTCCAATCAGTGAATAACTTCAGGATTTATCTCATCTAAGCACATCATATGCTTCATGGATGTCAGTGGACTACATGTACTTACAGTATATCTGCTTTACAGATTGTTCAAAACTAGCACACATCTTCATATAATGTGAATTGATAGCCATCTAGCTATAATGTTATATTAATTCATGCAAAGCAAGAGTGTTGCTGGTAATTTTGCCATTGTGTTATCTGTATGTGCAGCATGTGCTGCATATATAGGTCGTAAAGTGAATATTCAAGCAACCTTGTGTGGGGTGCCTGAGGAGGCAGCTCAGCAGGACCGAGTGGGTTTCCACAAGAAGGTATGAGCTGACAGTTGTGTACTGCCATCAAGATGGAGAGtttcatttcttccctctttcatGACTGGCTGCTCCTGTTGATCACCTTGTGTGGGCACTGGTGGTCCTCAGGCTCAGCTGTGGAGAGTTTTCTTCCAATGATGTAACTCATCTCAGCAGAGGGTCCactggagctggcacagggagcGGACAGTTCTGGGTGGCTGGCAGTCAGGGAGTAGAGGAGCAGACAGGGAGACCTCACCTGTTTTTACAGGCCTGTAAGCTATTCATGTGGAGCAGTTGCCCATAGAGCAAGGTCGATACAAGACTGTCTGCCTCTTTCTGCATGCTGTTCATATTTGTCatatagttttctttcttcctcgATTTCTAGCTATTCCTTTGCTGTACTCTTGAGATGATCTGGCAGGGTTCCTCACTGGTaccttttttcctcaaagtCACCTCATCTGCTTTGCTTCcctttttaatgaatgtttctctatttgtaattatttttaatttttacactgATATAGAATCAATAACATTAATGTATAGCATAACATGTAACTATCTGTTATGTATTAACTTACTGTTACATAAAAATGAGattgttctttttattattccttaTAGGTTGCCTGTGGCTATGCACATACATTAGTGCTAACAGATGAAGGTCAGATATATGCCTGGGGAGCCAATTCATATGGCCAGTTAGGTACTGGGAATAAAAGTAACCAGTCTTATCCTACAACAGTTATGGTGGATAAGGACAGGTAATGCTTACAGTCTTGCAGTCAGACATTAGTTGTCATACTCTCAGAAGAGCTACAGAAAAATTATGgcatttttaatctgttttttggaagaaatgGCCTATAATTTTTTGTAGTAGTTCTTCTGCTAAATGTGAATGgaattttcagtgaaagtgCTTGAATCTGCCCCATATAACCACCCTTGTGAAAGAGAAACTGAATGTTCTGAGCCTGAATGTGCTATTTTCTGCTTCGTCTCACACCGTACTTTATAGGCCTTAATTGCAGTTTCTCTTCAGTGGTGTAGTTTCATTGTTTGAAGTCAACGATAAAAGCTTTATTGTTTCTGAATATAAATTGACTTTTAGTATGCTACTTTCCACAAGAAgtacacacagaaaaagtaaaattggaCACCTGGAATTTGtgttatttctgctgttaaGTCCAGCTCATAAcccaggagaaaaagagagttCTTGGTATTGTTGCCTGAAAATTAAGcttagatttttcagaagttaaatattttccagtaagGCCTTGATGGTTAGTGGGTGGTTATTTCTATTGCTAATGTAAAGCTGTGTATATATGTGGCCAGAAATTTGAATCTGTTCCTTACTACTAAGGTCTTGATTTTGGCTTTCTGTT of Falco cherrug isolate bFalChe1 chromosome 2, bFalChe1.pri, whole genome shotgun sequence contains these proteins:
- the LOC102051563 gene encoding RCC1 and BTB domain-containing protein 2 isoform X4 produces the protein MKIVFLERECDLFNRGTQAQIHMEDESPPPQGVGVKVLEATLLSALKMLDVGKWPIFSLCSQEELKLIRQACVFGNAGNEVLYATENDEVFVLGMNCSGCLGTGDMQSTIEPRRLDTLCGKKIACLSYGSGPHVVLATEEGEVYTWGHNAYSQLGNGTTNHGFIPCQVSTNLVNKKVIEVACGSHHSMVLTSDGEVYTWGYNNSGQVGSGSTANQPIPRRVTNCLQNKIVVNIACGQMCSMAVVENGEVYVWGYNGNGQLGLGSSGNQPTPCRIAALQGIRVQRVACGYAHTLVLTDEGQIYAWGANSYGQLGTGNKSNQSYPTTVMVDKDRVTEIAACHSAHTSAAKTQSGQVYMWGQCRGQSVILPHLTHFACTDDVFACFATPAVMWRLLSVEPDDHLTVAQSLKKEFDNPETADLKVLVDGKYIHVHKVLLKIRCERFRSILNNDDEIIEMSEFSYPVYRAFLEYLYTDNIRLPPEDAIGLLDLATLYRENRLKKLCQQTIKQGICEENAIALLSAAVKYEAQQAVA
- the LOC102051563 gene encoding RCC1 and BTB domain-containing protein 2 isoform X5 — translated: MEDESPPPQGVGVKVLEATLLSALKMLDVGKWPIFSLCSQEELKLIRQACVFGNAGNEVLYATENDEVFVLGMNCSGCLGTGDMQSTIEPRRLDTLCGKKIACLSYGSGPHVVLATEEGEVYTWGHNAYSQLGNGTTNHGFIPCQVSTNLVNKKVIEVACGSHHSMVLTSDGEVYTWGYNNSGQVGSGSTANQPIPRRVTNCLQNKIVVNIACGQMCSMAVVENGEVYVWGYNGNGQLGLGSSGNQPTPCRIAALQGIRVQRVACGYAHTLVLTDEGQIYAWGANSYGQLGTGNKSNQSYPTTVMVDKDRVTEIAACHSAHTSAAKTQSGQVYMWGQCRGQSVILPHLTHFACTDDVFACFATPAVMWRLLSVEPDDHLTVAQSLKKEFDNPETADLKVLVDGKYIHVHKVLLKIRCERFRSILNNDDEIIEMSEFSYPVYRAFLEYLYTDNIRLPPEDAIGLLDLATLYRENRLKKLCQQTIKQGICEENAIALLSAAVKYEAQDLEEFCFRFCINHLTVVTQTQGFAEMDHDLLKNFISKASRVGAFRN
- the LOC102051563 gene encoding RCC1 and BTB domain-containing protein 2 isoform X2, which gives rise to MRGDAFPCLTGGRTSRGPRGRGTQAQIHMEDESPPPQGVGVKVLEATLLSALKMLDVGKWPIFSLCSQEELKLIRQACVFGNAGNEVLYATENDEVFVLGMNCSGCLGTGDMQSTIEPRRLDTLCGKKIACLSYGSGPHVVLATEEGEVYTWGHNAYSQLGNGTTNHGFIPCQVSTNLVNKKVIEVACGSHHSMVLTSDGEVYTWGYNNSGQVGSGSTANQPIPRRVTNCLQNKIVVNIACGQMCSMAVVENGEVYVWGYNGNGQLGLGSSGNQPTPCRIAALQGIRVQRVACGYAHTLVLTDEGQIYAWGANSYGQLGTGNKSNQSYPTTVMVDKDRVTEIAACHSAHTSAAKTQSGQVYMWGQCRGQSVILPHLTHFACTDDVFACFATPAVMWRLLSVEPDDHLTVAQSLKKEFDNPETADLKVLVDGKYIHVHKVLLKIRCERFRSILNNDDEIIEMSEFSYPVYRAFLEYLYTDNIRLPPEDAIGLLDLATLYRENRLKKLCQQTIKQGICEENAIALLSAAVKYEAQDLEEFCFRFCINHLTVVTQTQGFAEMDHDLLKNFISKASRVGAFRN
- the LOC102051563 gene encoding RCC1 and BTB domain-containing protein 2 isoform X3 → MKIVFLERECDLFNRGTQAQIHMEDESPPPQGVGVKVLEATLLSALKMLDVGKWPIFSLCSQEELKLIRQACVFGNAGNEVLYATENDEVFVLGMNCSGCLGTGDMQSTIEPRRLDTLCGKKIACLSYGSGPHVVLATEEGEVYTWGHNAYSQLGNGTTNHGFIPCQVSTNLVNKKVIEVACGSHHSMVLTSDGEVYTWGYNNSGQVGSGSTANQPIPRRVTNCLQNKIVVNIACGQMCSMAVVENGEVYVWGYNGNGQLGLGSSGNQPTPCRIAALQGIRVQRVACGYAHTLVLTDEGQIYAWGANSYGQLGTGNKSNQSYPTTVMVDKDRVTEIAACHSAHTSAAKTQSGQVYMWGQCRGQSVILPHLTHFACTDDVFACFATPAVMWRLLSVEPDDHLTVAQSLKKEFDNPETADLKVLVDGKYIHVHKVLLKIRCERFRSILNNDDEIIEMSEFSYPVYRAFLEYLYTDNIRLPPEDAIGLLDLATLYRENRLKKLCQQTIKQGICEENAIALLSAAVKYEAQDLEEFCFRFCINHLTVVTQTQGFAEMDHDLLKNFISKASRVGAFRN